Genomic DNA from Taurinivorans muris:
CCTGTTGTACTGCGTGGTGATGTCGATAAAACGCAACAAATTATAGACAGCCTTTCTACGCAATGGAAGTTTACAGCTGGAGTTTTGTCCTGGCATCCTGATGATGCGGTCAGTCCTGAAAAAGAGCAGGAAATCATGGACGCTTTTGAAAATTTGGCTTTTGCAGGCTTGGAGCAAGACCAACGCAATATTTTATGGGTACACCACAGCCACGCCAAGCATCATGAACTGCATTTTGTTATTCCACGAGTAGAATTTATAGGGGCAAGGCATATAATCCCTGTCCCCCTGGCTGGCAGAAATCTTTTGATGTCCTGCGTGATTATTTCAATCTCAAAGAAAATTGGGCAAGACCCGATGACCCAAATCGGGCAAGATTGTATCTGCCTGAACAGGCTGACCTAAAGAATGCAAGGCTTATCCGCTGGGGTAAAACTCCACTAAAGAAAGAAGAACGGGAGCAAGCAAAAGAAGCCTTGCATACGTATCTCATTCAGCAAATTGAATGTGGAAATATAAAAAACAGAGCAGATATTATACAAATATTACAAGATATTGGCTTGCAAATAAACAGACAGGGCAAGGATTATATCACTGTTATTGACCCAGCAAGCAAAGAAAAATTACGTTTAAAAGGAGCGATGTATGCAGAACAATTTGACCTCACTGACCGAGAAAATCAAAATCAAAGCAGAACAGGAACAGCAAGAAACAGAAGCGATACTCAAACAGAACTTTCAAAGCTTGCAGGAGAACTTGAGCAGGTTATCCAAAGACGCATTGAATACAACAGAAAACGCTATCCACAGCAACCTGTTGAATTTGGAACACACTATCAAAACGGATTGTCAGAGTATTCAAAGCCTTTTCAGCAGCCAATACCGCAAAGCCCTTTTATGGAGCATAGCAATAATCCTGATAACGAGCCTGACGATAGCAGGAATAATAAGTTTTGCCCACTTCCAAATCAAATTCCTGAAAACAGAGTTGCAGAATTTGAAAGAGCAGACAGAGAAAACGGAAGCAGAATACCAGAAAATTTGGAACAGGTTCAAGGGACTGGAGTCATACCCCTATCAGGGGGAAAATTATCTGCTGACACCGCAGAACTGGCAGATAACTTTATACGGGACAAAGGGAAAACAGAATGTCTGGAAAATCAGCAAGGATTAAGCGTATGTCAAGATATTTCAAGAAATGTCAAGAATTTTCAAGATACTGCAAATTATTGCAATGTATTTCAACATATTTCAAATTCACAGACCATTCTGTCAATCAAGGAGAAAGCAGATGACCGAGATAGAACGCACGCTCAAAGAAACACTGCTTGCCCTGCAAAAGGAAATTCTACAGACGCAGGCCAATCAGGAGGCAAGGCTCAGCGAACAGGAGCAGAAACTGCAAATTTTGACGGAGCAGACAGCACGGCTTATGGCAGAAAATCGGGATTTACAGTCAGCCTTGATCCAATACGCCGAAATCTTGCAGGAATTAAGTTCTGTATACAAGAGCTTAAATCCCTTGCTCATGTCCTTTCAGGCACTCTTGAAAAGGTAAGAGGACGTAGAAGATAATGTATTCCACACAGTTAGCATTTAAAGACTTGCATATGAAGCGATACTTTGCTATATTCGCTTCATAAAGTGAAGCGAAAGGAGTTGTTAAATGCCTCAATATGTTTGGCAGCATGAAAACTGGACAGCGTTTTCCTATGATGCGGAAGTTGTTTTGCCGGTTTTGTCACGCTTTAGGAAGAAACAGGGCTATTTTTTGCGGCAAATCCATGAACTTGGCTTTACGGACGAGCTCAACACCTATGCGAAAATTTTGGAAGAAGAAGCCGTGCAGACATCAGCCATTGAAGGCATTGTACTGGACAGGGAGGGTGTGCGTTCTTCCATTGCCAATCATTTGGGCATAGAGCAGGCGGGACTTCGGGATGCAACACGCGAAACGCATGGGCTTGTTACTGTTTTGCTTGAAGCTGTGCACAATTATTCACAGCCGCTTGATAAACTCTGCTTGTTTCGCTGGCACAGCCTGCTTTTTCCAAGCGGCATGTCAGATTTCAGAACCATTGAAGCTGGCACTTGGCGAAAAACTAAAATGCAGGTTGTTTCGGGAGCTTTCGGCAGGCAAAAAGTCCATTTTGAAGCACCGCTGCCCGAAAACGTGGAAGAAGAAATGCAGGGCTTTTTTGCGTGGTGGAAGAATACGCAGGACACAATGGACGGCATAATCCGCACGGCTTTTGCCCATTTGTATTTTGTGACCGTACACCCCTTTGAGGACGGCAACGGCAGACTTGCCCGTGTTCTTTCCGATATTGCCTTGGCACAGGACGAGGACATGGCAAAGCGTTTTTACAGCGTTTCAGCCCAGATTATGAGAGAACGCAATGCCTATTATGATATTTTGGAAAAGACGCAGAAAGGGGACGGGGACTGCACCGAGTGGCTTGTGTGGTTTATCGGCTGTCTGGAGCGTTCAATTACTTCCGCCTGCCTTATTATTGAAAATATCTTGGCAAAGGCGGAGTTTTGGAAAAAGCACAGGGATACGGATTTAAACGAAAGACAGCGAAAAGTCATTAACCGCCTTTTGGACGCAGGCAAGGACGGCTTTGAAGGTGGACTGACAACGCAAAAATACTGCGGCATGACAAAATGCTCCCGTGCAACCGCATTCCGCGATATAGAAGACCTTTTGGCTAAAAACATCCTGTCCCCCCTCTCCAAAGGCGGCAGAAGCACGGCGTATACGGTTGTGGGGTAGATTATATTAAAGAGATTGTATTTTTTATATTAATTTGTTGTTAACAAATGATTAATGTATATAAGAGTTGAAATTCTTGTCTATTAGTTTGTTATTAAATATGAAAAGGAGTAATATAAGGTAAATTAGGATATAATGTATTAAAATCTTGCAAAAATAATATTGAACCATTATAAATTAAATATGAAAGTAAATAAGTTAATAGAATATAGTTGTGGAAAGTTATAAAAAATAAAAAGATGAAAATGGTGTTTGTTTAAAAATTTTGCTTTATAATACAAGTAGATATTGAGAAATAGATAAAAATTATTAAATAAAAGGATTCGGATATGGTAACAATAATTACAGGAACAACAAATAAGCCAGTTTCTAGTGAAGAGTTAAAAAATTTTTTTCAGCAACATTCTGAGCTTGAAGGATATCTTTATATTGGATATCCAATTATTGGTACTGTAGAAGGAGCATTTCCAATTGATTGTTTATGGGTGTCACCAAATCATGGATTAGTTATTTTTAGTCTTGTAGAAGGAAAAGCAGTAGATGATTATCAGGAAATACAAGATGATTATGTTAATAAAATGGAAGCAAAGCTGAAAGGACATAAAGAATTAATGCAAAAAAGAAAGCTTTGTGTTGAGATAAATGTTATTACATATGCACCTGCTTTATCAAAAAACTCCTATAATGATGAAGACTATCCTTTTTGTATAAATAATAGTGAACTTGAAAATTGTATTAAAAATTTTCAATGGAATGATAATATTTATTATGAAAAACTTGTTTCAGTTTTACAGGCGATTTCAACAATTCGAAAAGGAAAAAAACGGAGAGAGGTTAATAAAGTTTCATCTAAAGGAGCAAAATTAAGAAGCTTAGAAGATTCTATTGCTAATTTGGATAATCAACAAAGTCGGGCTGTTATAGAAACAGTGGAAGGAGTTCAGCGAATACGAGGATTAGCTGGATCAGGTAAAACTATTGTTCTAGCTTTAAAAGCAGCCTATTTACATGCTCAACATCCAGAATGGAAAATTGCTGTTACATTTAATACGCGTTCTTTAAAGGGGCAGTTTCGTCAATTAATAAATACCTTTTATATAGAACAAACGAACGATGAGCCAGATTGGGATAATCTTCAAATTATTCATGCCTGGGGAGCTCCTGGCGGTGGAGAAAAAAACGGAATTTATTATAATTTTTGTTTAAAAAATAATATAGAATACTATGATTTTATGGGTGCACGTAGAAAGTTTGGTGCCAACGATCCTTTTGGGAGAGTTTGTGAGGAAGCTTTGGGTAATATGAAAAAGAATATTGAAGAATATGATGTTATTCTTGTTGATGAAGCTCAAGATTTTTCTCCTGCTTTTTTACGGCTTTGTTATGAAATGCTTAAAGAGCCTAAAAGACTTGTTTATGCATATGATGAACTTCAAAATTTACGTTTGCAATCATTGCCATCACCTGAAGAAATTTTTGGAAGATTAAAGGATGGTACTCCAAGGGTCAAATTTAAAATATCTGAAAAAGGGCAACCTCAGCAAGATATTATTTTGGAAAAATGTTATCGAAATTCGCGTCCAGTTTTGGTAACAGCTCATGCTCTGGGGTTTGGAATTTATCGTCAGCCTACGAATAAGGGGCAAATAGGACTTGTGCAAATGTTTGAGCAAAGTAGTTTGTGGGAGGATGTTGGTTATAGGGTAGAGAATGGGGAATTATCTGATGGTAATCATGTTATTTTAGCACGGACTAAGCAAAGCAGCCCTGAATTTTTAGAAGAGCATTCTTCTATTGATGATTTGATAGTATTTAAAAGTTTTGATTCTAAAGAAGAACAGAATGAATGGGTTGTGAGAGAAATTAAAAAGAATTTAAAAGAGGATGAATTACGGCCTGATGATATAATTGTCATTAATCCTGATCCATTAACAACCAAACAAGCTGTTGCACCTATTCGTTCTCTTTTATTTCAGTCAGAGATTCAAACGCATACAGCAGGAGTAGATACAGCTCCTGATGTTTTTTTTACTGAAAACCGAGATTCAATTGCTTTTACTGGAATTTATCGAGCTAAAGGAAATGAGGCTGCAATGGTTTATATTATAAATGCTGAACATTGTTTTGATTCACATTATGGTTTAGCTAAAATTCGTAATCAATTATTTACTGCAATAACTCGCAGTAAGGCATGGGTCAGAGTGTTAGGTGTTGGTGATAGTATGAAGGGATTAATTTCTGAATATAAACGAGTAAAGGATCATGATTATAAGTTAGAGTTTGACTATCCTACGAGATTAGAGCTAGAACGCATAAATATTATTAATCGTGATATGACAGATGCTGAAAGAGAAAAAATAGAAAAAAGTCAAAATGATATTGATAAATTGATTAAAGGATTGGAAGATAAGACATTACTGCCAGAGGATTTTGATGCAGAGCAATTAGAACGATTATGGCAACTTTTAAATAGATAAAGGGATAGGTTTATGTTAGGTATTGATGAGGTATATAAACAAATTCTAAAGCTAACATCAGATATAATTGAAGCTGGATTATGTGATGATCAAAATTATCCATCAAAAAAAGGTGATAAAAGAGGTGAATCATCAATAGGGATTAATACTAGTCAAGATAATTCAATTTGTTTAAAAAACATTTCTTATAGTGAAATGTATAATGAACTTTATAAGACAAAAAATTATAATTTAAAAATGATAGATGGGGCTTTGATTTCTTTATTATATAGATTTCAAGATAATCAAGTTGTTACACATCGTTTATCTTTTTTCCCTGCACCTAATTTAGAACATTTTCAAAATGAGCCTGAACTTTATATGGAAGATGAATTGTATCTAGAAATTTATGATAAAAGAACAGTTATTGTTCCATTAAGATTTGATTTTGATTCTAGTGAGTCATTTATACCAGTAGAACATCCTAAGTCACATTTAACATTGGGACAATATAAAAATTGTCGAATACCCGTTTCTTCAGCTCTTTCTCCTTATCAATTTATTTCTTTTATTATACGAAATTTTTATTATACTCAATTTATTTATTGTAATCTTACCTGTTTTTCAGAAAAATTTTCTAAAAGTATTGTTTCTGCAGAACAAGAATTGATCCATATTTGTACAGCTATATAAAATACGGCAGAATATATAGAAAAGAATTTTTTTATTTTAAATAAGATGGAAATAAACAGGCCTAGACGTTAATGTTAAGCCTGTTTATTTATATTAAATATGAGATATCCTAGGGGATGTCTCTTGTTTTGTCCAATAGATTGTTTGAAGTGCCCTCTTTTTTCACCATACTCATGTTGATGCAATTTGATAAATGACACGTCAATGATAATTGCTTCACAGTCAGTATTTATGGAGAGCATTTTCAGGATATCATCCCAAATTTCCAGTTTTGCCATTGAAGAAAACGTTTATGAACTGTTTTCCAAGAATCAAATTCAGACGGTAACTCCCACAAGATGCACCGGTTTTTAATATCCATAGGATACCATTGAATAATAATCGGTTATCCTTGCGTTTGTGGCCTCTTGTTTCGCTGTTATTTTTGCTAGCATAGGATCTATTACAGCCCATTTTTTATCAGAAATATCATGTCTGCTCATAAATAAAGTTAAATATATATTAAAAATATGTTCAGATGTTATTTAGAGACAGCTCTTAACATAGTTTTTAGCTTTTTTTGAAATAATGGATAAAATAAAAGCGATCAACTTTTTATGGTTGATTGCTTTTGCTTTGGATATTATTTTTATATTTTTAAGTTGAGAATTCATCTGCTAAATGATTGCTTAGTTCAGATAACGACCTGATTAGACCCAAATTACTATATTCAAAGTTCTGTGTTAAACTATCCCACTGCATAAAACCGAGACAATGTTCTTGATGCTTACCATTGACAATGGTTTGAATATTAGAAATATGTGCTTCTGTAGAAAGAATATGAGCTAATCGTGGACTTGCCCCATTATCAATATTGACCAGAAGCCCATATTTTGCTCCTGAAACTAAGCAGTATCCAACAAGTTGCGACCATTCTTTTAGCCCTGCACTATTCATTAGTTTAATTTCTAGAATTAAAATTTCAAATTGCGTTTCATCAGTAATTAAAGCAAAAATATCAAGATTTAGTGGAGGAACTCGATTTGCAAAATTTTGAACGCAGGTACATATATCTGGATGTTCAGAAATAATTTTTAAAAGATTAGTTTTTAATTCTCCAATCCCCCAAAAGACATTAAGCTCTTTATGGCGTTTTGTTCTGAAATTACTTTTAAGCTGTACCTCAATAAAAGTTTGAATTTCTGGATAATATGAAACTTCGTTTCTATTACGTTTACCGGGCATTTCGTAAGTCCTCCTCGGTAATTTGGCGAACAAGTAATTTGTATTCATTGTCTGGTGAATTTGTTACTAATCGTTTGTAAACATTAGGATTTCGAGCTCCAATTAAAGCTCCACGGCCATTCCCCACAATAACCAACGGTGTGAGTAGATCAGGCTTTCTTATTTCAACTAATGAATTTACATCATTTTGTGAATGGCGTTCAACAATTTGCAGATACCCCTTTGGACGCTTGCCAGAAAGTTCATCATTGTTTGCAATGACATAAGCTATCGCTTGAAGAATTTCAGCTATTGGATAACCAGTATTGGCAGTCATGCCATACAACAAAGCAGTCTTATCTTTCTTATACTGATCTATTAAGGTTCTAATATTTATATTAAAAGAAGTGTACTTTCGTTTTGATAACAGAGGATCTGCTTGAATAAGCTCCTCAATCTGAATGTAGTTATCCTTATGTAAAATTGGAAATGGATTAATCAATTCTCCAATATACTTAAACTGCTCTCTAATTTTACAGTATGGGGCGTGTTCGCAGCCCATTACCGTACAAAAATGTCTGAAATGAATGTAATGTCCCCCTCTAATGACTTCTGGCAAACGAGCATCATTTTCAGCTGGATGCACTGTTGATGAAGTGAAGTGCATATCCCTCATCTCACATTTTTCCGCAATATGAGTTTTTCTCTGTAATCTACGATTTTCATTTGATGTTTCTGCTTTGGTTCTAAACGCAAATGCTCCGAACTGAGCATATTGATCCAATAAAATTCGCAGTTTAAAGCCCTTATTCCATTGGGTATAGTATGAATCACTCGTGCAATGGATATTGGGATGATTCCAGTTCACTTGGTCAGGAATACAATTTATGCTATATAACAGCCGACATAAATCACAAACAAAATTAAAGTTGTAGCCTTTAATTTCAAAAGAAATAATTTGGTGTTCATCAGTAAAACGACGTTGAGATTTTGCCATGCTTCCGATTGTATCTGCCAACCCTGCAATAAAGCGGCGCTTAAGATTATCATCAACTAATTCTAATATCACTTGACCAATATTAGCGTTTCCTCGAAGTTCTCCTTCACATGTAATGCCATAATGTGTAAGATCATTTTTTACCGCTGTTGTATCACCTTCGCAAAGAATAGTCCAAGTACCTCCAGGAGTTGTTTCATATTGCACTGAAAGGTCATAAACTGCTCGAAACATTTGCCCCACTTTGCGTAAAATATCTCCAGCAATATCTCCAGCACGCTGTGGATTTTCAAGGTATGACCCCCATTTTTTATATGGCAAACGAATACTAAAAATATCTTCGGCATTTCCGAATATTCCCCCACCTATGATTAATCCTAATAGGTATGCTTTATCTGTATTCATTTTCTTGTTCCTTACATTTTATTTATGGCTTTCTTAAATACTTGCTCCATTATTGTAGAAGCAATATTATATGCCAGCATAACAGGCACCGCATTTCCTATAACTTTATACATTGCGGTAATATTTCGTGCTGTATCTGTTAAAAAGTTAAAATCATCAGGAAAAGTCTGGATACGAGCAACTTCTCGTACTGTAAATCTTCTATTTTCAGTAGGATGTATAATGCCGCAGTTCTCTGGTTGAGCAGATGCCGTCATAGTTCCACAGATTTCATCCCTTGAAAAACGCCGGTAAAAGTTGGGTGAATGGTATTTTTTCATGTTATCTCGAATTTTTTGAAAGCGAGGAGCTAAATGTTCATACGGAACATCCTTCCATGAACCTCCTTCAGGAATAAATCTAACCATGTCCAATGCCTGCGGTGAGAGTGTCCAATCCACATTGTTAGCTACTTTCGATGGAATATCTAAAATATTACGTAACGCCAGTTTTTCTTTCGTTTGTTTTTTGGGAAACTGAAATGTAATGCCTAAATCTTTTCGGATACCTACAAATAAAACTCTTTGCCTATTTTGGGGAACTCCATAATCTGATGCATTTACAAGCTGATAAACAACATTATACCCTATACCGTTCATATTGGATAAATCTTCTACAATAACTTCTGCCAAATTGCGTCCATCAACATATTTAGTCGAGAGCAACCCTTTTACATTTTCAAAGATAATTACTTTGGGCTTCTTTTTTTGAATTATGCGCAAACATTCTTTGTACAACATGCCCCGAGAATCATGAACACCTTTCCGGTTACCAGCATTAGAAAAAGGCTGACATGGAAAACCAGCAGTTAAAATATCACCATCTGGAATTTCATCTTCTCCAATCGATAGTATATCACGTTTATCTATATAACCTATATTCAGTGAATAAATTGCTTGTGCATCAGCGTCAAAATCATTTGCAAATACAATGTCAAATCCTGCTTTTTTAAAACCTAAATCCATACCACCGCAACCTGAAAATAGAGAAATTAGACGAGGATTTTTCGGAGGATTTAGTTCTAATTCTGGGAAAGGTTGTTTATTGTATATAGGGGGCTTTTGACAAGAATTAGACACATATTCGTCAATGTCACATGCACGAATCCGCCAAGTACGGTTACCAAGTTTTGACGCAGGTAAACTACCATTTCCAATCATACGGCGTATAGTTTTTTCAGAAAGCTGTAAATATTGAGCTGTTTGAGAAACAGTTAACAGTTTCGTATCCATAAGTTAATTTCCCCACTCTATTCTTCGTTATTTTATATTTTAATATACGAATCTTCCGATGTCAATAAAATAAGGGAAAATATAGGACATTAATGGACTTTTATGGACACAATAACAATATACGCAATACTAATAAATATTTCTCTATAATTAATTAAATTATTTTATAGTATTCATGAATTCATATATTACGGTTAGAACATCAAGTTTAGAACAAACGAATGATGAGAATAATGAAAGAATAATGTTTGTGCTTGAAGGATGGGAAAGCTTTTCTAACGTAGAATCAAAGATAATTTAATAAATTAATATACATGATTAATAATAGTTTCATATGACTTTAGGCTGAAAAAACTCAAATTAGATTTATCAAAAAGCACACAAATAAAAAATTTTTTTTTAAGTTATTTGATTAATGGGGTATTACATTTTATCCTATTATAAATTATAAATAAAGCAATGCTAATTTGAAAGATATTTTTTACTGGCATTGCTTTATTTATCATGTTTATATCTAACGCTAAGTTCAGAAAACTTTAACAAATGATAGTCTTATAAATCTTCCTCTTCTTCATAGCATTCAAAGGGAAAATTGTCCGTATAATCTCTGAGAGCCCTTCTGATGATTTCAAAACGGGGTG
This window encodes:
- a CDS encoding relaxase/mobilization nuclease domain-containing protein; translation: MYIKVFPHGKGNGRSPTQYLVRLDYPNRKENPPVVLRGDVDKTQQIIDSLSTQWKFTAGVLSWHPDDAVSPEKEQEIMDAFENLAFAGLEQDQRNILWVHHSHAKHHELHFVIPRVEFIGARHIIPVPLAGRNLLMSCVIISISKKIGQDPMTQIGQDCICLNRLT
- a CDS encoding Fic family protein → MPQYVWQHENWTAFSYDAEVVLPVLSRFRKKQGYFLRQIHELGFTDELNTYAKILEEEAVQTSAIEGIVLDREGVRSSIANHLGIEQAGLRDATRETHGLVTVLLEAVHNYSQPLDKLCLFRWHSLLFPSGMSDFRTIEAGTWRKTKMQVVSGAFGRQKVHFEAPLPENVEEEMQGFFAWWKNTQDTMDGIIRTAFAHLYFVTVHPFEDGNGRLARVLSDIALAQDEDMAKRFYSVSAQIMRERNAYYDILEKTQKGDGDCTEWLVWFIGCLERSITSACLIIENILAKAEFWKKHRDTDLNERQRKVINRLLDAGKDGFEGGLTTQKYCGMTKCSRATAFRDIEDLLAKNILSPLSKGGRSTAYTVVG
- a CDS encoding DEAD/DEAH box helicase — protein: MVTIITGTTNKPVSSEELKNFFQQHSELEGYLYIGYPIIGTVEGAFPIDCLWVSPNHGLVIFSLVEGKAVDDYQEIQDDYVNKMEAKLKGHKELMQKRKLCVEINVITYAPALSKNSYNDEDYPFCINNSELENCIKNFQWNDNIYYEKLVSVLQAISTIRKGKKRREVNKVSSKGAKLRSLEDSIANLDNQQSRAVIETVEGVQRIRGLAGSGKTIVLALKAAYLHAQHPEWKIAVTFNTRSLKGQFRQLINTFYIEQTNDEPDWDNLQIIHAWGAPGGGEKNGIYYNFCLKNNIEYYDFMGARRKFGANDPFGRVCEEALGNMKKNIEEYDVILVDEAQDFSPAFLRLCYEMLKEPKRLVYAYDELQNLRLQSLPSPEEIFGRLKDGTPRVKFKISEKGQPQQDIILEKCYRNSRPVLVTAHALGFGIYRQPTNKGQIGLVQMFEQSSLWEDVGYRVENGELSDGNHVILARTKQSSPEFLEEHSSIDDLIVFKSFDSKEEQNEWVVREIKKNLKEDELRPDDIIVINPDPLTTKQAVAPIRSLLFQSEIQTHTAGVDTAPDVFFTENRDSIAFTGIYRAKGNEAAMVYIINAEHCFDSHYGLAKIRNQLFTAITRSKAWVRVLGVGDSMKGLISEYKRVKDHDYKLEFDYPTRLELERINIINRDMTDAEREKIEKSQNDIDKLIKGLEDKTLLPEDFDAEQLERLWQLLNR
- a CDS encoding DUF2290 domain-containing protein; amino-acid sequence: MLGIDEVYKQILKLTSDIIEAGLCDDQNYPSKKGDKRGESSIGINTSQDNSICLKNISYSEMYNELYKTKNYNLKMIDGALISLLYRFQDNQVVTHRLSFFPAPNLEHFQNEPELYMEDELYLEIYDKRTVIVPLRFDFDSSESFIPVEHPKSHLTLGQYKNCRIPVSSALSPYQFISFIIRNFYYTQFIYCNLTCFSEKFSKSIVSAEQELIHICTAI
- a CDS encoding DNA cytosine methyltransferase produces the protein MDTKLLTVSQTAQYLQLSEKTIRRMIGNGSLPASKLGNRTWRIRACDIDEYVSNSCQKPPIYNKQPFPELELNPPKNPRLISLFSGCGGMDLGFKKAGFDIVFANDFDADAQAIYSLNIGYIDKRDILSIGEDEIPDGDILTAGFPCQPFSNAGNRKGVHDSRGMLYKECLRIIQKKKPKVIIFENVKGLLSTKYVDGRNLAEVIVEDLSNMNGIGYNVVYQLVNASDYGVPQNRQRVLFVGIRKDLGITFQFPKKQTKEKLALRNILDIPSKVANNVDWTLSPQALDMVRFIPEGGSWKDVPYEHLAPRFQKIRDNMKKYHSPNFYRRFSRDEICGTMTASAQPENCGIIHPTENRRFTVREVARIQTFPDDFNFLTDTARNITAMYKVIGNAVPVMLAYNIASTIMEQVFKKAINKM